In a single window of the Pongo abelii isolate AG06213 chromosome 1, NHGRI_mPonAbe1-v2.0_pri, whole genome shotgun sequence genome:
- the ZNF281 gene encoding zinc finger protein 281, which yields MKIGSGFLSGGGGTGSSGGSGSGGGGSGGGGGSSSSGGRRAEMEPTFPQGMVMFNHRLPPVTSFTRPAGSAAPPPQCVLSSSTSAAPAAEPPPPPAPDMTFKKEPAASAAAFPSQRTSWGFLQSLVSIKQEKPADPEEQQSHHHHHHHHYGGLFAGAEERSPGLGGGEGGSHGVIQDLSILHQHVQQQPAQHHRDILLSSSSRTDDHHGTEEPKQDTNVKKAKRPKPESQGIKAKRKPSASSKPSLVGDGEGAILSPSQKPHICDHCSAAFRSSYHLRRHVLIHTGERPFQCSQCSMGFIQKYLLQRHEKIHSREKPFGCDQCSMKFIQKYHMERHKRTHSGEKPYKCDTCQQYFSRTDRLLKHRRTCGEVIVKGATSAEPGSSNHNNMGNLAVLSQGNTSSSRRKTKSKSIAIENKEQKTGKTNESQISNNINMQSYSVEMPTVSSSGGIIGTGIDELQKRVPKLIFKKGSRKNTDKNYLNFVSPLPDIVGQKSLSGKPSGSLGIVSNNSVETIGLLQSTSGKQGQISSNYDDAMQFSKKRRYLPTASSNSAFSINVGHMVSQQSVIQSAGVSVLDNEAPLSLIDSSALNAEIKSCHDKSGIPDEVLQSILDQYSNKSENQKEDPFNIAEPRVDLHTSGEHSELVQEENLSPGTQTPSNDKASMLQEYSKYLQQAFEKSTNASFTLGHGFQFVSLSSPLHNHTLFPEKQIYTTSPLECGFGQSVTSVLPSSLPKPPFGMLFGSQPGLYLSALDATHQQLTPSQELDDLIDSQKNLETSSAFQSSSQKLTSQKEQKNLESSTGFQIPSQELASQIDPQKDIEPRTTYQIENFAQAFGSQFKSGSRVPMTFITNSNGEVDHRVRTSVSDFSGYTNMMSDVSEPCSTRVKTPTSQSYR from the coding sequence ATGAAAATCGGCAGTGGGTTCCTGAGTGGCGGCGGAGGTACCGGCAGTAGCGGTGGTAGCGGCTCCGGCGGCGGTGGtagtggcggcggcggcggcagcagcagcagcggcggcAGGAGGGCAGAGATGGAACCCACCTTTCCCCAGGGTATGGTTATGTTCAACCACCGGCTTCCCCCGGTCACCAGCTTCACCCGGCCGGCGGGGTCGGCCGCCCCTCCCCCGCAATGCGTGTTATCCTCCTCTACCTCCGCAGCCCCGGCCGCTGAGCCCCCCCCTCCGCCAGCCCCGGACATGACTTTCAAGAAGGAGCCGGCGGCGTCAGCCGCGGCCTTCCCCTCGCAGAGGACCTCCTGGGGGTTCTTGCAGTCTTTGGTTAGCATCAAACAGGAGAAACCCGCGGATCCTGAGGAGCAGCagtcccaccaccaccatcaccaccaccactatggGGGGCTGTTCGCTGGAGCTGAAGAGAGGTCTCCAGGCCTAGGAGGCGGTGAAGGGGGGAGTCACGGCGTCATCCAGGACCTCAGTATTCTCCACCAGCATGTCCAGCAGCAGCCAGCCCAGCACCACCGCGACATATTACTCAGCAGCAGTAGCAGGACTGATGACCACCATGGCACTGAGGAGCCAAAGCAGGACACTAATGTCAAAAAGGCAAAAAGGCCAAAGCCAGAATCTCAGGGAATCAAAGCCAAGAGGAAGCCAAGTGCATCTTCCAAACCTTCTTTGGTTGGAGATGGAGAAGGTGCCATCCTCTCCCCAAGTCAGAAACCTCATATCTGTGATCACTGTAGTGCTGCTTTCCGAAGCTCCTATCACCTGCGGAGACATGTCCTCATTCATACAGGAGAAAGACCTTTCCAGTGCAGCCAGTGTAGTATGGGTTTCATTCAGAAGTACCTACTACAGAGACATGAGAAAATTCATAGTAGAGAGAAGCCATTTGGATGTGATCAGTGCAGCATGAAGTTTATTCAGAAGTACCATATGGAGAGACACAAGAGGACACATAGTGGAGAAAAGCCATATAAGTGTGACACTTGCCAACAGTATTTTTCAAGGACTGATAGATTGTTGAAGCACAGGCGCACATGTGGTGAAGTCATAGTTAAAGGAGCCACTAGTGCAGAACCTGGGTCATCAAACCATAACAATATGGGTAATCTGGCTGTGTTGTCTCAGGGAAATACAAGTTCttcaaggagaaaaacaaagtcaaaaagCATAGCTATTGAAAATAAGGAACAGAAGACCGGTAAAACAAATGAATCacaaatttcaaataatataaacatGCAGAGTTACTCAGTAGAAATGCCTACCGTGTCTTCCAGTGGAGGCATAATTGGCACTGGAATAGATGAACTGCAGAAAAGGGTGCCAAAATTGATCTTTAAGAAAGGAAGCAGAAAGAATACAGATAAAAACTACCTTAACTTTGTATCACCATTACCAGACATAGTAGGACAGAAATCCTTGTCTGGAAAACCAAGTGGCTCACTTGGCATAGTATCAAATAATAGTGTGGAGACCATTGGTCTTCTCCAAAGTACAAGTGGCAAACAAGGTCAGATAAGTAGTAATTATGATGATGCCATGcagttttcaaagaaaagaagatatttacCAACTGCCAGCAGCAACAGTGCCTTTTCTATAAACGTAGGACACATGGTCTCCCAACAGTCTGTCATTCAGTCTGCAGGTGTCAGTGTTTTGGACAATGAGGCACCATTGTCACTTATTGACTCCTCAGCTCTAAATGCTGAAATTAAATCTTGTCATGACAAGTCTGGAATTCCTGATGAGGTTTTACAAAGTATTTTGGATCAATACTCCAACAAATCAGAAAACCAGAAAGAGGATCCTTTCAATATTGCAGAACCACGAGTGGATTTACACACCTCAGGAGAACACTCAGAATTGGTTCAAGAAGAAAATTTGAGCCCAGGCACCCAAACACCTTCAAATGATAAAGCAAGTATGTTGCAGGAATACTCCAAATACCTCCAGCAGGCTTTTGAAAAATCCACTAATGCAAGTTTTACTCTTGGACACGGTTTCCAATTTGTCAGTTTGTCTTCACCTCTCCACAACCACACTTtgtttccagaaaaacaaatatacactACGTCTCCTTTGGAGTGTGGTTTCGGCCAATCTGTTACCTCAGTGTTGCCATCTTCATTGCCAAAGCCTCCTTTTGGGATGTTGTTTGGATCTCAGCCAGGTCTTTATTTGTCTGCTTTGGATGCTACACATCAGCAGTTGACACCTTCCCAGGAGCTGGATGATCTGATAGATTCTCAGAAGAACTTAGAGACTTCATCAGCCTTCCAGTCCTCATCTCAGAAATTGACTAGCCAGAAGGAACAGAAAAACTTAGAGTCTTCAACAGGCTTTCAGATTCCATCTCAGGAGTTAGCTAGCCAGATAGATCCTCAGAAAGACATAGAGCCTAGAACAACGTATCAGATTGAGAACTTTGCACAAGCGTTTGGTTCTCAGTTTAAGTCGGGCAGCAGGGTGCCAATGACCTTTATCACTAACTCTAATGGAGAAGTGGACCATAGAGTAAGGACTTCAGTGTCAGATTTCTCAGGGTATACAAATATGATGTCTGATGTAAGTGAGCCATGTAGTACAAGAGTAAAGACACCCACCAGCCAGAGTTACAGGTAA